From a single Hevea brasiliensis isolate MT/VB/25A 57/8 unplaced genomic scaffold, ASM3005281v1 Scaf1, whole genome shotgun sequence genomic region:
- the LOC110636918 gene encoding uncharacterized protein LOC110636918, translating into MPKKMGVNSKAEAARARKSTAETERKERDAREKEDQYWREAEGSKSRAAKKREEESEKRAEAAARRAEARLLAEQEDKEIDKSLRKPDKKANRVAIPVPKVTEAELRRRREEEQAELAKKADEMKRRQSRTAVEEDYERMVLVANTNRDDSIIEARTVEDAIAQMTVADDLPADRHPERRLKASFKAFEEAELPKLKEEKPGLTHNQYKDMIWKLWKKSPDNPLNQINE; encoded by the exons ATGCCAAAGAAGATGGGCGTCAACAGCAAGGCCGAGGCCGCTCGGGCTCGGAAGAGCACTGCTGAGACCGAGCGCAAGGAGCGCGACGCCCGCGAGAAGGAAGACCAGTACTGGCGCGAAGCCGAGGGCTCCAAATCTCGTGCCGCCAAGAAACGCGAGGAAGAATCTGAGAAGCGAGCAGAAGCCGCTGCTCGTCGCGCTGAGGCCCGCCTGTTGGCCGAACAGGAAGATAAGGAGATCGATAAATCCTTGAGGAAACCAGATAAGAAGGCGAATCGGGTGGCTATTCCAGTTCCTAAGGTGACGGAGGCGGAGCTCAGGAGGCGGCGGGAGGAGGAGCAGGCAGAACTGGCTAAGAAAGCGGATGAGATGAAACGAAGGCAGAGCAGGACCGCCGTTGAGGAGGATTATGAGAGAATGGTGTTGGTTGCAAATACGAATCGCGATGATTCCATTATTGAGGCAAGGACTGTGGAGGATGCGATTGCACAGATGACAGTCGCGGACGACTTGCCAGCTGATAGGCATCCTGAGAGGAGGCTCAAGGCCTCATTTAAG GCTTTTGAAGAAGCTGAGCTTCCTAAACTCAAGGAAGAGAAACCAGGCCTTACTCATAATCAATACAAGGACATGATATGGAAGTTATGGAAGAAATCTCCTGACAATCCTCTTAATCAG ATTAATGAGTGA